In Cognatishimia sp. WU-CL00825, one genomic interval encodes:
- a CDS encoding universal stress protein: MYNHILVPIDLDQAEASEKAVQTAIQIARDNGATLHFLNVVVPVGAMASTFFPAGFQKQMTQAAMQRLHDFTAEQKTDGIVKHHIVAEGAIYDQILKIAERTKADLIALASHRPELSDYLLGPNAARVVRHSRGSVMVVRD; the protein is encoded by the coding sequence ATGTATAATCACATCCTAGTTCCCATTGATCTTGACCAGGCGGAAGCCAGTGAAAAGGCGGTGCAAACTGCCATTCAAATCGCACGCGACAACGGGGCGACGTTACATTTCTTAAATGTGGTCGTTCCGGTGGGGGCCATGGCCTCTACATTTTTTCCTGCGGGATTTCAGAAACAAATGACGCAGGCAGCCATGCAGCGTTTGCATGATTTCACGGCCGAGCAAAAAACGGATGGAATTGTCAAACACCACATCGTTGCAGAAGGCGCTATTTATGATCAGATCCTAAAGATCGCCGAACGGACCAAGGCCGATCTGATCGCTCTTGCCTCGCATCGACCAGAGCTCAGTGACTATTTACTGGGCCCAAATGCCGCGCGTGTTGTGCGGCATTCACGCGGTTCGGTCATGGTGGTGCGCGACTGA
- a CDS encoding methylglyoxal synthase, which yields MKPDDSPTLSMALVAHDQMKDTMIEWVTKHRDLLAGFELFGTGTTGGRIAEETSLDIKRLKSGPLGGDAQIGAMIAENRLDVLVFFTDPLSAMPHDVDVKSLLRLATLYNTALAINEKSATLLLSALRT from the coding sequence ATGAAACCAGATGATAGCCCTACCCTCAGCATGGCCTTGGTCGCCCATGACCAGATGAAAGACACGATGATCGAATGGGTAACAAAACACCGAGATCTATTGGCTGGCTTTGAACTTTTTGGCACTGGCACAACGGGCGGACGCATAGCAGAGGAAACCAGCCTCGATATAAAACGCCTAAAAAGTGGACCGCTAGGAGGCGATGCACAAATCGGGGCCATGATTGCAGAAAACCGTCTAGATGTGTTGGTATTTTTTACAGATCCGCTCTCTGCAATGCCGCATGATGTAGACGTAAAATCACTTCTCAGATTGGCGACACTTTATAACACGGCTTTGGCCATAAATGAGAAAAGCGCGACCCTATTGCTAAGTGCTTTAAGGACCTGA
- a CDS encoding GntR family transcriptional regulator yields MTEFTDSKSSSQPIYDRLKDEIASGKLPPGQALRQHEIGIRFGVSKVPVREALLKLEAERFVEFRKNRGAIVREISDDEILNLIDIRIALECLAIELAVPNMIFADFAKAEEILSAYDSQTEPTAWSASNIAFHLCLYEPCNNDHLLKMIADLRSRLGPYSNTIVSTASGLERPQQEHQMILNACKNGAADEAAALLKDHILTTKKVTAAFLRRRRAG; encoded by the coding sequence ATGACAGAGTTTACAGACAGCAAGAGTTCCAGCCAGCCCATCTATGACAGGTTAAAAGACGAGATTGCATCGGGAAAATTGCCACCGGGGCAAGCACTGAGACAGCACGAGATTGGCATTCGATTTGGCGTCAGCAAGGTGCCTGTCCGCGAGGCATTATTGAAGCTTGAGGCAGAGCGATTTGTCGAGTTCAGAAAAAACCGCGGTGCCATTGTTCGCGAAATTTCGGACGATGAGATTCTTAACCTGATTGATATTCGAATTGCTTTGGAATGTCTTGCTATCGAACTTGCCGTTCCAAATATGATCTTTGCGGATTTTGCAAAGGCCGAAGAGATTTTGTCTGCCTATGACAGCCAGACAGAGCCGACGGCCTGGAGTGCCTCTAATATTGCATTTCACTTGTGCCTATATGAACCCTGCAATAACGATCATCTGCTAAAGATGATCGCTGACCTGCGGTCACGTCTGGGCCCATATTCAAATACAATTGTGTCAACGGCGTCTGGTCTTGAACGGCCTCAGCAAGAACATCAGATGATTTTGAACGCCTGTAAAAATGGCGCTGCGGATGAGGCAGCTGCATTGTTGAAGGACCATATTTTAACGACAAAGAAAGTCACGGCAGCCTTTCTGAGGCGACGGCGCGCGGGCTAG